The following DNA comes from Rosa rugosa chromosome 5, drRosRugo1.1, whole genome shotgun sequence.
TCAGTTATTTCATGTTTGTAGTGGCCACTTTGTAAAACGGAAAGGCAACAATGTTGCTCACCGATTAGCAAAAGAGGCTTTGAAAGTTAGTCAACCTTTTCTTTGTTTAGAGTCGGGGCCTCAGTGGCTCCATCAGTGTGTCAGTATGGACtttcagtgtgaagtctagtgtgGGATCTCACGGTCCCATAATCCATTGTAATCGTTTCATTAtttaatgaagttcttcttttgatcaaaaaagATTTTCTTGACTCATTTAGGAGTATATAACCACCCAAAACTAGAATGTTTGAAAAGTGTTTTCTTAATCCAACAGTCCAACATGGATTTTTCTTCAGCAACTAAGCAAAGTACTCTTCCATAAACATAGAATGATTGAAAAgtgcaaagaaagaaagcaacttTTTTTGGAGCTTGGAATATGAGCACAGAGCATCTCCAAAGATCAGAATCTGAACTCAGGGCCGACATCCATTGCCCAAGCAAACTTTCTCAAGAGGGACTTGGGAAATACCTGTGTCAATAGTTCAATACCAAACGGTCAAGTTAACTTGCTAGCACCAGCTCATTCAGAAGATTGCCAAGTCTTATAAAAATCACCACCAATAATTGCTGTATAGACCACTTGTTTCATTCGAACAATTGAAGCACATATATCTATTGGTAATACTAATGGTTTTGATAAGATAATGAGGGTGTGACTCACACTGTCAATGGGAACTCCATGTCTCCTGTGTCATCTAGTACTGAATGATCATCTATGTTACACAATCACAAGTATATAAACACAAGAACTGAAGGCATGCTAAACATACTTTATGTTAACATAAGAACAAGACACATACTATATGTTAAAATTCCACCAAGTCTCGTAATCATGGACCAAGATTGATAATTATGCAGAACAGTCAAAACTATGCATGTCCATAATTATTCTTTATCTTTATTCAAAACTAAACAGATAACATGGACATTAATCTCATACAAATCTTCTTCTAGCAGCATATATCTTTAGTATTGCTAGGAATAATTTCATCTAGTACCGTAATGCATGACAAATCCAAAACCCAAATTTGCGTCATGCGTTTTCAAAaaacaatttaaatgaaaacataataaaacttcttcttcatcaactAAGAAGAAGTCAAATCAGTGTTGATACGGAAGTGCCATAAATTTTTACATATATCAATAAACTATGGTCATCTAATATTACCAAAAGAGATACATAGCCATGAAGAATAAGCAACAAAGCAAAAAGATGCAAAACGTGAGTTTCAAAACAGCCGAATATATAGCTGGGTGCAAAATTTGACGTATTGATTCAACCCGAAGTGTTCTCACCCACAACGTAAATTAAGAGAACTATGTTAGAATAGTAGACGAATCAATAATAATGAATTCATGTATTGATATTTATTACATGTAAACATTAGCGGAAGCGAAAGATAGAAAACATATAAATCATGTATTGACAATCATTGTGGTGATAAAAGTAATCTAAAAGAAGATGATATGACATGATGGTTGATACGTATCTCACCCTACGTATTAATTGATGGCCTGAAGTGTTTATAAACTGAAGAGCATAGAGCCAAAGAAACAACAAATTAGTTATCTTCCCCCCTTAAGAAAAGATCAGTAGAATAGCTCAAGTCCGATCTTTCTGAGAATGAATTTTAGCGGAAGCCAAAAACATACATACAACCATCATATCGAAATAATTTGATCCTAATTCGCAAACCAATTTGATCAATAGGTCCccaggataaaaaaaaaaactaatcacGAACCCTAAAACTCATACAAGTGAACGAGAATTAACCGTTGTGTGAGCAACGGTTAAATTTGAGTTTCACAGCTTTAGTGAAACGAATAGATATATGCCTTAGGCTCCGAGTGTTTGCAAATCGGGTCAGAAACTAAAGGCAAGCTCAAGTTCTTCTTTTGTTTAGGTTATGACAACGTTTTCAATTTGTATAAAAATTCTAGCATGCATAATTTTCAAAGTGGTTTACAAACTTGTGAaagtggctctgataccacatgTCATCTAGTACTGAATGATCATCTATGTTACACAATCACAAGTATATAAACACAAGAACTGAAGGCATGCTAAACATACTATATGTTAACATAAGAACAAGGCACATACCTGAAGTGGAGAATAATCAAGTCGAACGTCATTAGTGCAAGTCTTAGTCTTCTGCAAGTCTCTAAGTCTGAATTACTCTCAATGGGGCGAGTGACTGTAGAACTCATTGTTTAGAGAGTGCAGGGACCTCGACTTATATAGAGGTTGATATTAGGATTCTTCCCATAAAAGTAATCCTAATACTAAAACAATTACTCCTCTATATTATGTATCAATATACATTACTCGATATTCAAGTATATTAATTCCCTAATCAATTTAGATGCAGACACAATATCTATATTGTAACAGGATTAGAATCTCTAAGCAATCTCAGTCACTTCATTCTTAAGTCATTAACTTGTTATTGTAATTACTTATATAAATAAGAATGAGTCCACAAAATAATTCTTACATCCTACACCATGCAATAGTGATTCTAGGATCAATCAATGTGGCTGTTGGCAATTTATTCACTATTTCAATGTCCTCATTCTGACTGATAATAATCCTTTTGATACTTGCAATCCGATTAGTCATTTGTGCTATCTTCCGCTCTAACCTGtattaaaatgaaaaattgcAATGAGCCACCATAGCATCCACACAAGATGGAAAGTTGGTGCAAATTAGAGAAGCAAACAAATGAAATTACTCTTCCCGGGCCGAGTCTCTCTTTCGTTTTCCATAAGATCTGTCGCTGGggactcttcttcttctacccCGTCCAATTATGCTTTCAGCTCTGTCAAAATGTCCTACATCCCAAACAGAAATGGACATGCATTTCAATCAACAATATTATTAGGTTTTCACGCATGAGCACCAGATAAATTTTCATGCATTACCAGAAGCTCCTAAATCTTCAGCATTAACCTAGGGGTTTGTTCACTATCAGTCTTTGAGATACTGCGCAGATGATTACAAGTGACAGCAACCTGCAAAGTGAAATGGCAACAGTTAAGCATCTATCCCGCAAAATTGAGAGaccagtagaaccagctggTCAGTGCAAATTCTCCAGGGATTCTTACCTCCTTGTTTGCACGGGCATAAACATCAAGTTTCTCTGAAACATCTCCCTCTAAAGTCCCCTTGCTCAACTGCCATAAGaacaaagagaaaaggaatATTAAGAATCACTATAACATGAGACTGAAAACAGGTAGATGGCAAGGAAGGGCATGGCCACAAGAAACTAAAGAAGACAATCAGATTGGTAAAGGTGTTATAAGTCATGGACTATCTAAGATCTCCCATATTAATGTACGTCAATACTAAAATATTCAAAGAGGTTACTGTTTTTATTTCGTCTTCCATTACCTTAATTACCATTTTTAAGCATGAGATCCTAAGGATGCCAATAAGTCCCAGATAATTAAGGTCATACCTGAAGCTCACCGATCTTCTCCATTAAGCTATCAAATTGTGCACTATAAGATTCTGTGATATTGTGCTTATGACTAGAGATGATATCAACCTGAAACATAATatgtcttcgttagatagcgtgatgagaaaaagaggtGATAATCTCGCCATatggcacaaggcttctcacaaaacgccctggaatcgactacgagaagacatattctctcgtaatggatgtcattacactccactaccttgtcagtttggtagtttccaaataactgaacatgcagcttacgaacgtggttactacgtatctctatggggatctagatacggaatataatgaaggttcttgtggactttatttacccaaatcaagtggctcttgaccacggagcgcgtttgcaatgagggtgaaacgttcactaaagtgactacttgattgggaagggatatgatgaactatgcccctgcgttttcatgacaagttctggatttgcaattgtcacagtttatgttgataaacataattggaacccttgagagttaagggaaaccgctgaacacctgaaatccgagtttgagatgaaggaccttgggagaacacgattttgtctagatttagaatctgaataccgtgtcaataaatgctttgcattttgataaagtcaaagatgcactcccatggtcgtctgtagtcttgaccctaagagggatacgtttcgtccgagggatgatgacgaagacgtgttaattggcagaagtgtcttacctaagtgcaataggtgcattaatgtacttaacacaatacaagaccggacacctcatttgttatgaacttgttggctagatgtagccctgcgccaacgcaacgccattggactggatatataaagacaatctttcgttacttaaaatgtatGATAGATATGgacttgttttatccctacagagagaaaagaaataacggaagtgtgggatcagactccacaaggcaaaacgccactGTCCGTGcccctcctcccctccatcaaaatgacaacgatgtcttgatgggttttgctgatgcagggtatctctctgaccctcacaaaggtcgctcccaaacaggttatgtctttaccatgggaagcactgcgatatcttggaggtctacaaagcatacccttgttgctacttcctcaaatcatgcagagattattgctctacatgaacctgtgcgagaatgcatatggctaaggtctatagttagacacattcgaggaacttgtggtttgaagtctaccacagatgaacctacatgcatttatgaagataatgcagtttgtattgagcaaatgaagttaggcttcatcaagggtgacaacaccaagcatatatcgcctaagttcttttacaatcagcaacaacaggcacttctaaatattgaagtgaaccaaatccgatctgaggataatgtagcggacttatttactaagtcgttaccaaaatccaccttcgagaaacatgtgaagagcatcggattaaggaagttatccgaactcccatgattgtagcaatcagggggagatatggacatcagggggaggtatgatgtctacatgttagatctcgaagagtgaatgacgtgttgtgctctttttgtccttcgaccagggttatttttttcccacagggtttttgttacctagcaaggtttttaacgaggcaacaatcaaagcgtcattgccaagtttgagcggcacaagggggagtgttgaaggatgtcgacataatgtgtgcctctacaaactagggtttagagttgtaataggaaagtgctctaggtattcaattgtattcggattctattaccttttgtataccttgtaactccctatttaaagggctcctattatcaataataaacataattacaattctcctacaacaataCCGATATTTAGTGTATGACTAGCTCATTTATTTCTTAATTGACTGTCTTTCACCTCCTTGGTGTCAGAAGGACAAAGGAAACAAGAAAGTAGGAATCGCTACAACAAGGGGATGATGACATAAGTTTAAGACTA
Coding sequences within:
- the LOC133711309 gene encoding DNA topoisomerase 1-like; the protein is MPGLRAEVLRAYNVSDTLDKIVDIISSHKHNITESYSAQFDSLMEKIGELQLSKGTLEGDVSEKLDVYARANKEVAVTCNHLRSISKTDSEQTPRLERKIAQMTNRIASIKRIIISQNEDIEIVNKLPTATLIDPRITIAWCRM